In the Ranitomeya imitator isolate aRanImi1 unplaced genomic scaffold, aRanImi1.pri SCAFFOLD_325, whole genome shotgun sequence genome, one interval contains:
- the LOC138653665 gene encoding histone H3 → MARTKQTARKSTGGKAPRKQLATKAARKSAPATGGVKKPHRYRPGTVALREIRRYQKSTELLIRKLPFQRLVREIAQDFKTDLRFQSSAVMALQEASEAYLVGLFEDTNLCAIHAKRVTIMPKDIQLARRIRGERA, encoded by the coding sequence ATGGCCAGAACTAAGCAGACCGCTCGTAAATCCACCGGAGGGAAAGCTCCCCGCAAGCAGCTGGCCACAAAGgccgccaggaagagcgctccCGCCACTGGTGGAGTGAAGAAGCCGCATCGTTACCGGCCAGGAACAGTCGCTCTCCGTGAGATCCGCCGCTATCAGAAATCCACCGAGCTGCTGATCCGTAAGCTTCCCTTCCAGCGCCTGGTGAGGGAGATCGCCCAGGACTTCAAGACCGATCTGCGTTTCCAGAGTTCGGCCGTCATGGCCCTGCAGGAGGCCAGCGAGGCTTATCTGGTGGGGTTGTTCGAGGACACCAACCTGTGCGCCATCCACGCCAAGAGGGTCACCATCATGCCCAAAGACATCCAGCTGGCCCGCCGGATCCGTGGGGAGAGAGCTTAG